The Bosea sp. 685 DNA window TGTCGACCAGGATCGAGGCGATGGTCTCGGCAACCTGATGCGAGCGAACCGCATGCGGACGATGCCGTCCGAATGCGGCGTGATCGAGGAACTCTGAACCAGCTCCGTCAGGGCTTGGCGTCCGGGAACTTGGCGTCCGGGAACTTGGCGTCCGGGAACTTGGCGTCCGGGAACTTGGCGTCGAGGAATTTGGCGTCGAGGAACGCCCGCACCAATTTGGTGGTTGCAGCCGGGTTCTCCTCCATGATCCAGTGCCCGGAATCGGGGACGATTGCGCCTTGAACATTGCTCGCCGCGAACTTCATCACCTCGGCCATGGTCAGCCCGAAGGACTTCTCGCCGCCTAGCGCCAACACAGGCATGGTCAGCTTGCCCGCTGCCACGAAAGCCTTGTTGTCGATCGCGTCCTGATCGAAGGCGGCAAACTGCGCGAAGCCCGCATGCATCGCGCCCGGCTTGGCGTAAAGCGCGGCATAGTGCCGGCGCGAGGCTTCGGTGAAGCGGCTCGGCGTGGCGGAGAACTCGTTCCAGAACCGGTCGAGATAGATGCGCTCGCGGCCGGCGACGAGCCGCTCCATATCGGGCCCACCGAAGCGGAAATGCCAGAGCAGCGGGTTCTTGAGGATCTCTTCCCAGGGACCGACTCCCGGCAAGGGCGCGTCGATCAAGACGAACTTCGTCACGCGGTCGCGGTGCAGGGCGGCGAAGGCATAGCCCACCATATTGCCGATGTCGTGCGTGACCAGGTCTGTCTTCTCGATCTTGAGCGCGTCGAGGACACCGGCAACATCGCCGCCCTGTGTCTTCTTGTCGAAACCGCCCTTGGGCTTTGAGGAGAGGCCCATGCCACGCAGGTCGGGAACGATGACGGTGTGGTCGCGGACGAGATCGGCCGCCAAGGGCGCCCACATATCGCCGGTCTCGCCATAGCCGTGCAACAGGACCACCGCCGGACCCTTGCCACCGATGCGGACATGAATGGTCGTGCCGTTGCTCGCGATCTCCTGGATGCGGAAAGCCGCGGGGAAGGGAGCGACCTGCGCCAATGCGGGCGTTGCCAGCAGAACGATGCCGATCGTGGCGGCCAGAATGCGAAACATGTCGGTTCCTTCCAGTGGCTGCGCGAGCAGACGCTCAAAACGGCTCGCCAGAACAATGCCCCTGCCGCATCGACAGGTATAGACGCAGAATTAGCGAAGCCAGCCTTTCGGAATGATGACAAGCGACGCAGTCGCGGCATGGTTCAGCGTCCGGCGTCCCCCATTTGCCCAATTGCCTCTCCGTCTCCCTCCTGTGAGACGCCATGGCCGATTTCGGAGCCGATATCCGCGATGATCGTGCCGCCGATCCAACCCTCCCGGGGCAGAGACCGCAATGCCGCGAGCGCGACATCCTGCGCCGCGAAAGCCAAGTCGTGGCGGCCGCTGCGGAAATAGGCCATGGCCTGAAAGGTGGCGTTGAGGCAGCGATTGACGTCATTGGAACTGTCGGCCTGCGCCAGCATGGCGAGCGCCTCCTCATAGCGCCCCAGCCGCACGAGAGCCGCGCCGCGCGAGCCTTTGAGCGTAGCAAGGTCAGGCCGAAGTGCCATCGCATCGCTCGTCCAGCGATCGAGCTGCCTCTCATGGCGCGAGCCCGGCTGGGCGATCACATTGGTAACGATCGTATCGAGGATCAGGAGCCGTTCGCTGCGGGCCCCGGTGCGCGGCAGCTCGCGGTCCAGCGCCTCGACCGCCTCATCGGTGAGCGGGCGCGGCGCCACAGCCAAAATGGAATCGTGGAGATGGTACGCGATGCGGTCAGACCGGCCGGACGGGCACCATGTCGGCTCCGTCTTATCCTGATATTGCCTGAGCACGCCGAGATAGGTCTCGCGGTACAGCCTGTTCGCGTCACGCTCGGTCCATAGCGTCCGCCACAAGGACAGCATGTCGTTGGGAATGCGCTCGCCATAGAGATGGACGACGTGCGGGACGAGATTCCGCAACAGCATGACGGCTTGATAGATCAGTGCCAGCAGCACAACGGCGCTTGCGATCGGCGAGCCGCGCAAGGCTGCATAGAGCGCGATCAAGGCAAGGAACCACGCCAGATCCATAGCCGGGCCAGCAGCATAGAACGACGCCATCGCCGACCTTCTATAGAACAGCGGCGGAAAAATCCTGACATAGCCACCAAGCGGAACAAGTCCGATGCGGATCTCCGCGCCGCGCAGGCGGGAGCGGAAGATCTCCGGGCCGGTTCCGAGACGAATCTCGGCAATCTGCATCCCCATCAGGCGGCCGATCATGGCGTGGGCGCTCTCATGCAATGCGAGGCTGATCCAGGCGCTGACCGGCAAAGCGACCACGAACAGAAATAGAAGGGGCAACGATCAATATCCTTTCGCAAGACCTGCGATCGCCGGGCCAGACGGAAACCCGGATACGAAGCAATAGCGCGGGACAGGGAGGCTCCTCCACCCCACCTTGCCAGCTTTCGGGTGGAGTCCATCCCCTTGCACGCTTAGTTTCGCATCATGACATTCGATGCGAGGTTGATCCCATGACCGCTCATATCCAGAAGCTCGGTGCGATGACCCCGACACGCTTCACCAACGCCGTGCTGGCGCGCGCCACCGAGGCCATGCCGGCCGAAGCCGATTTCCCCTCGACCGCGCCGGGTTCCGATTACGACACGGTGCGCCGGATCCTGGCCTTCATCACCGAGACATGGCGCGAGCAGCCGACGATCGAGGCGATCGCCGAGGCCGCCGGCGCGACCCCGACCGATGTCCACCATCTCTTCCGGCGCTGGTGCGGGCTCACCCCCAAGGCCTTCCTGCAGGCGATCACGCTCGACCATGCCAAGGGCCTGCTCGGCGCCTCCGCCAGCATCCTCGACACCGCTTACGAGGTCGGGCTGTCGGGGCCGGGGCGGCTGCACGATCTCTTCGTCACTCATGAGGCGATGTCGCCGGGCGAATGGAAGGCCGGCGGCGGCGGCCTGCGATTGTCCTACGGTTTCCATGCCTCACCCTTCGGCGAGGCCCTGATCGTCGCGACCAATCGCGGCTTGGCGGGGCTCGGCTGGGTCTCGACGTCAGTCGATGGCGGCAAGGTCGTCGGCGGACGGGCCGAGGCGCTGGCCGACATGATGCGGCGCTGGCCCCATGCCGACTACCACTACGATCCCATGGCGACGAAACCCTATGCGGGGCGTATTTTCGATCCCGCCGCATGGTCGGCCGAGACGCCGCTGCGCGTCGTGCTGATCGGCACGGATTTCGAGGTCCGGGTCTGGGAGACCTTGCTCAGGATCCCGGTCGGCTGCGCCACCACCTATGGCGATGTCGCAAGCCATATCGGCAAGCCGAGTGCCGCGCGCGCCGTCGGCATGGCGGTCGGCAAGAACCCGATCTCCTTCGTCGTGCCCTGTCATCGCGTGATCGGGAAGTCGGGCGCGCTGACGGGCTATCACTGGGGCCTGACGCGCAAGCGCGCCATCCTGGGCTGGGAAGCCGGGCAGACGGCGGGCGTCGCGGGCTAAGCCGCTACGGCTTCACATACATATCCCAGCAGGGCGCGAGCGCCACGAGCTTGCGCCCCTCCAGCGCCGCAGCGAAATGCGTCGCGATCGCCAGGCGCGCCGGCGTCGGCGGGCATTTCGGCGCCAGGATCGCGTCCGTCGCCCGCAAGGCCTCCAGTGCCTCAGGCGTCACGGCGGGGTTGGTGCGGGTGGGATCGATGCCGATCGGCACATGCCGCGGGGCGGCGCGGCCGAGCAGGTGATTGACCGGGTCGACGAAATCGAGCGTGAAGATGCCCTCGAGCCGGCGGCTATTGCTGGCCTCCCAGGCGCGAATGGCCGAGACGGCCTGCTGGACCTCCATCAGCCAGGTCGCCTGGTAGTCGATCTCCGAAAAGAGAATCGAGCTGGGCAGCACGCCCCGAAGTGTCAGGTCGCGATACGTCTGCTGATGCGCCGCATAATGCTCCAGCATGTCGGTGCCGCGCTCGAGATATTCGGGCTTCAGGCTGACGCGGCCGAGCGGCCCGAGATCGGGCACGGCAAGCTCGACATAAGCAGGCGCCCCCAGCAGCGCGCGGGCGGCGCGCTCGACGACGATCACCAGGCTGGGCAGCGTGACCGCGAGCGCCAGGACCAGCACGATCGGCCTGAGCGCATCGCCCCGGCGCGCCCGCCATTGCATCAGCACCAGCAGCAGCACCGGCCAGAGCCCGATGAATTCGAGCGAGCCGGTATTCTGCGTCTCGAAAAAGGCCAGCGCCGCGAAGACGGCCATGAACCAGCCGAGCGGCGAGGCGACGACCGCGCATGCCCCGGCGAGGCTCAGCCGCGTCCCGTCGCGCCAGGCCGCGACGAAAAGCGCACAGATCAGCGCCAGGCCGGGCCCGACGACATTGAACTTCACCGAGGCAACGGTGAGAAAACGCGGCAGCAAGGTGCCGGTGTTGAGCGAAACCAGGATCAGGATGTCGTGCAGATAGGCCCGCACGACCCCCGTCGCGAGATCAAGCAGGCCGAGCGCGACAAGGACAGCCGCAGCGGCGAGCAGAGCCTCGCGCAGGCGCAGGCGGCCGGCGATGAGCGCGTAGCCGACGAGTAGCGCGCCAGCGACCGCGCCGGTGATCTTGACCAGGAACAGCGTCAGCATCAGCACCGCGACGAGGCCGGTCAGGAGCCCGCGATTCCTGACGAAAAGCAGTATCGCCACCAGCAGATAGAGCAGCAGCGCGATATGGCGGTTGTAATGGCCGAAGCCGTCGAAGCCCGGCGCGGGATAGAGGCTGTGCAGATTGATCGGCAGCAGCGCAAAGATCAGGAAGGGCAGGACCAGCGCCAGCGCCTGGTTCCGCGAGCCCCGCTGAACATCGATGACGAGGGCGGCAAGCACAGGCAGCGCGACCGGCAGCAGCGCCCAGTTGACCAGCAGCATCGGCTGCGCCTGGGGAAACAGGGCAGCAAGCCCGGCCGCGAGATAATAACCGAGCGGGCCGACCGGCGCGAAGAAGTCGTTGCTCGGCACCTGCCCCAGGCGGATGCGATGGATCGCGTCGAGATAGACGTCGGTGTCCCAGTAATTTGGGCCAAGCGGCAGGCGCAGAGGCAAGGCGAGACCGCACAGAACAAGCAGGAGGAAGACTGCAAGCCAGAAGACCGGCGCGCCGAGCAGACGCGGCAGGGCCTTCTGTCTGTCTTCCGCCGTCACAACGCCCGATGTCATCGCCCTCTCCCGCTGCAAAGCTGCGGAAAACTGCCAGAGAAACCTTACCCGAAGGCTTCCTTCCATCGAAGCGAGACGAAATACCGCGCCCTTTAATCGCCCTGCGCGATCTCTCCGAAGCGCGCCGGGAGCTCGAAACCCCAGCCGAGCGGGTCGTCGGCCTCGATGGTGAAGACCCCCTCGCCGGCGAAATGGCCGGAGCCGCCGACCGCGACCGTCACGGCGCCGGGCGCCGGATAATCAGCATGGCCGAGGACGCGGCCGGAGAACGTGCCGCCGGTGATGCTGCGGAAAAGCCGGGTCCGGCCGGGGCCGATCAAGCCCTTGGCATGATCCAGCGCCATCCTCGCGGTAACGCCCGAGCCCGTCGGCGAGCGGTCGATCTGGCGCTCGGCGAAGACGCAGAGATTGAAGCTCGTCTCGCCCGGCCCCGCCTCGTCGGTCACGATCGTGCCGTAGAGAAAGCCGAGATCGGGCTCGGTCGGGTGCGTGATCGCCGGCCCGGCGCGGACCGCGTCGGTGAGCGCGCCGGCCGCCTCGACGATCCGCGCGACCGGCGTCTTGAGCAGGTCGAGCCCCAGCCGAGACGCCGGCAGGATGCAGTAGAAGGCGCCGCCATAGGCAATGTCGGTGGTGATCGGCCCCAGGCCCGGCACATCGACGACGCGGTCGCGAACCTGGACGAAGGCCGGTACGCTCTCGAAGGTCACGGTGCCGACCTTGCCGCCCCGGACCTCGCAGGCGAGCCTGACCAGCCCGCAAGGCGCCTCGATGGCGAAGCGTGTTACCGGCTCCACAGCCGGCACCAGCCCGTGCTCGATCGCATAGCGGCCGAGCGCGATGGTCGCGTGGCCGCACATGGTCGAATAGCCTTCATTATGCGTGAACAGCACGCCGAAGGCGGCGTCGGAATGCGACGCCTTGACGGGAATGACGCCATACATGCCGGCATGGCCGCGCGGCTCCAGCATCATCGCACGCCTGAGATGGTCATGTTGCTCGCGGGCTTGCCTGCGCTTGTCGAGAATGGTGGCGCCCGTCAGCTCGGGATAGCCGCCAATGACGATGCGGACCGGCTCGCCGCAGGTGTGGTAGTCGAGATAGCTCAGGCGCATCGGGGCGAATTTCCTTCGATCGATCTCACGCTATGTTGAAGCGCATCGATTTGGCATAAAAACGCGCCGTCATCCCGGACAAGCCGCGAAGCGGCGCCGATCCGGGATCCATGCCTGAACCTCATCAGGAACGGTTCCGGCATGGATCCCGGGTCTCCCTGCGGTCGCCCGGGATGACGGCACGTTTCGTTGAAAACACAATTTGGCCTATGTCGCCTCGCGGCGCGGCGGATCGCAACCGGGTCTCGTGCAGCTATCGGCGGCGACATCGCAGGCGAAAGCCAGCGCGGCCTCGAGATCGCCACGTGTCGCCGATGCAAGCTTTTGCCCGAGCAGACCGCGCCTTGCCAAGACGGCCAGGACACCGCCGATGAAGGTGTCGCCGGCTCCGACCGTATCGACCACGTCAACGGACGGCGCGGGGCTCTCGATCAGGCCATCGGCACTGTGGCAGGACGCGCCCTGGCCGCCGCGCGTCACCAGCACGCATGCCGCACCAAGCCCGTGCCAATGCGCCACGACCTTCTCGGCCGGCCAGTCCGGATGCAGCCAGGCGAGGTCGTCCAGACTGACCTTGACGATGTCTGCAAGCGCGATGCGCTGCTCGATCAACGCCGTCGCGACCGCACGCTCGGGCAGCACCGAGGCGCGGATGTTGACGTCGTAGCTGATGCTCGCGCCCTGCGCCTTCGCGCTCTCGATCAGCGCCAGCGTCGCCGCGCCGGACGGGCCGATGGTCGCGCCGAAGGAGGTGGCGTGGAGGTGGATGACGCCAGGGGGACAGGAGCGTGGCGTCCCGTCCGGCTCGGCATGAGCTGTGCCGTCGAGATAAAGCCCGAATTCAGGAACGCCTCCGGGCCCGAGCGGAGCGACGACCGCGATGGCGCTGGGAGAAGCGCTGTCATGAACCAGGCTGGCACCGATACCTTCGGAGGCAAGGGCCGTGCGAAAGCGCCGGCCAAGCGCATCGCTCGAGAGCGCGCCTGCATAAGCGACGCTCGCGCCGAAGCGGGCGAGCGCCAGCGCGGCGTTGAAGCCGGAGCCGCCGAGCACCGCCTCGTAATGCCGCCCTTCGCCGTCGCGCGGGATGAAATCGCCGATCGCCTCGCCGGTGACGAGGATCACTCCTTGCGTCACAGCAGTCCGCGCTTGGCCAGGCTGCGCATCAGATGCGAGGCGCCGAAGGTCCAGGGTTCGCACTCATCGGTACGGCGCATACGGTTGACCAACGCGCCAAGCTCGGGCGCGGCGATGGTGACGATGTCGCCGTATTTATGGGTGAAGCCGCCGCCGACCGTGTCGCGATCCTTGATCGGCGCGAACATGGTGCCGAGATAGAGCGCAGCCCCATCCGGGTACTGGTGGTGCGGCCCGAGCATCTGCCTGGCGAGGTCGGCCGGATCGCGGCTGATCTTGGCAATCGAGGACGAGCCTTCCAGCGTGAAGCCGTCCTCACCCTTGACCGTCAGCGAGACAGTGGTCTTGCGGACGTGATCGAGCGAGAAACCGGCGTCGAAGAGGCGGATGAAAGGGCCGACCGCCGCTGCCGCATTGTTGTCCTTGGCCTTGCCGAGCAGCAGCGCCGAGCGGCCCTCGACATCGCGCAGATTGACGTCGTTGCCGAGCGTCGCGCCGATGATCGCGCCGGTCGAGGCGACGATCAGCACGATCTCCGGCTCGGGGTTGTTCCAGGTCGAGGCGGGGTGGAGGCCTGCGTCAAAGCCGGTGCCGACCGAGGACATCGGCGGCGCCTTGGTGAAGATCTCGGCGTCCGGCCCGATGCCGACCTCGAGATACTGGCTCCAGGCGCCCTGCTTGATCAACACCTCCTTGAGATGCATCGCTTCGGGCGAGCCGGGCTTGAGCTTGGAGAGATCGTCGCCGATGAGCTTGCCGATCTCCTCGCGGATAGCCACCGCAGCGGCCGGGTTGCCGCGCGCCTTCTCCTCGATCACGCGCTCCAGCATCGAGACCGCGAAGGTGACGCCCGCGGCCTTCACGGCCTGAAGGTCGAGCGGCGAGAGCAGCCAGGGCTTTGACGGGTTGCGCCCATCGATCGGCGTGTTCGCCAGGATCTCGGCAAGCGAGCCGATCGCCTCCCCCTTCGCCGCCTTCAGCGCAGCGGCCGGATCGGGTGCCTCGCAGAGATCGCGCATGGTCGGGAAGGCGCGCGTGACATCGATGAGATGGCCCTCCCGCAGGACAACGACGGCCGGCCCGGCGACATCCGGCAACCAGGCGCGACCGACGAGCGCGGCGGTTGCGGCATCCGCCGGCAGCGTATTCTCAGGGGTCAAGGCGAGCGTCATCGTGATGTTCCATCGGCACGGCAGAGCGGGGTGCGGAGAACAGCCGCTTCCAGCCCTTTGCGCAAGCCCCGCCCGGCGCATGGGCCCTCATCCCAGGGATGCCGCGCCAGCAGGATTTCGAGCGGTCAAGGCTGGGGAAACCGTCGAGCGGCCCCTTGGCGACCGTCATCCTTTTGTCGTTGAAACGTCACCTGCGCTTCATGCTAGCTTGCGCACCAACGACAAGAGCCGCCATGCCGCGCGCAAGGGTGGATAAGGGAGACGACATCAATGACAGTGAAATCGACGATCCTGATCTCGGCCGCCGCTTTCGTGCTCGCGGGCGCAGCTCTGCCCTGGCGCAGACCGAGATCCAGTGGTGGCATGCGCTGACGGGCGCCAATAACGACGTGGTGGTGAAGCTCGCCGAGGATTTCAACGCCTCGCAGAAGGACTACAAGGTCGTTCCCGCCTATAAGGGCTCCTACCCCGACACGCTGAATGCCGGCATCGCCGCCTTCCGCGCCGGCACCGCGCCGCATATCCTGCAGGTCTTCGAAGTCGGCACCGGCACGATGATGTCCGCGAAGGGCGCGATCAAGCCCGTCTTCGAATTGATGAAGGAAGCCGGCGAAACATTCGATCCGAAGGCCTATCTGCCCGCGATCACCGGCTATTACTCGACGGCCAAGGGCGACATGCTCTCGATGCCGTTCAACTCGTCCTCGATGGTGATGTGGTACAACAAGGACGCCTTCAAGAAGGCGGGCCTGAACCCCGACGCGCCGCCCAAGACCTGGCCCGAGGTGTTCGAGGCCGGCAAGAAACTGAAGGCGGCCGGCTGGGATAAATGCGGCTTTACCAATGCCTGGGCGACCTGGGCCAACATCGAGCAGTTCGGCGCCTGGCACAACATCCCGATCGCCACCAAGGCCAATGGACTCGACGGCTTCGACTCCGTGCTGACCTTCAACAGCCCGCTCTTCGTCAAGCACCTGACCAACCTGGTCGAGCTGCAGAAGGACAAGACCTACGATTATTCCGGCCGCACCAATAACGGTGAGGGCCGCTTCACCTCGGGCGAATGCCCGATCATGCTGACCTCCTCGGGCTTCTTCGGCAACGTCAAGGCGAACGCCAAGTTCGACTGGGCCAATGCGCCAATGCCGTATTACCCCGAAGCCACGGGCGCGCCGCAGAACTCGATCATCGGCGGCGCTTCGCTGTGGGTGATGGGCGGCAAGAAGGCTGACGAATACAAGGGCGTCGCCAAGTTCTTCACCTTCCTGTCGGATGTCGATCGCCAGGTGAAGCTGCACACCGAGTCCGGCTATCTGCCGATCACCAAGGCCGCCTATGAGAAGGTCAAGGCGTCCGGCTTCTACAAGGACAAGCCCTATCTCGAGACGCCGATCCTGGAGCTGACCAACAAGGAGCCGACCGAGAATTCGCGCGGCCTGCGCTTCGGCAGCCTGGTCCAGATCCGCGACATCTGGTCGGAGGAGATCGAAGCGGCGCTGAACGGGCAGAAGACGCCGAAGGCGGCGCTGGACGCAGCCGTCGAGCGCGGCAACCAGATGCTGCGCCAGTTCGAGCGCACCGCGGCGCGTTGAGTCGTGTTCTAACAACCTCGCCGTCATCCTGGGCGACCGCAGGTCGTCCCGGGATCCATCGTAAAGCTCAGTGCACTACGATGGATCCCGGCGCTCCGCTTCGCTACGGCCAGGATGACGGCGCGGATATACGATCAGTTTGATCTCGTTTCTGACGACATTCTCGAGACAGCGACGCAATGCAGAAGAACGCCTATTTCAGCGGCCTGACGATCCCGGTCCTGCTGCTCACGCCGCAGCTGGTGATTACCGTGCTGTTCTTCTACTGGCCGGCGAGCCAGGCGGTCTGGCAGAGCTTCCTGCTGCAGGACGCCTTCGGCACCTCGACCGAATTCGTCTGGTTCGAGAACTATCGCGATCTGTTCGCCGATCCCGGCTACTACAAGGCGCTGATCAACACCGCGATCTTCTCCTCCTTCGTCTGCGTGCTCTCGCTGTCGATCGCGCTGCTCTTCGCCGTGATGGCCGATCGGCAGATCAGGGGCGCCGAGATCTACAAGACATTGCTGATCTGGCCCTATGCGGTCGCGCCGGCGGTTGCCGGCGTGCTCTGGATCTTCATGTTCGATCCCTCGCTGGGCATGCTGGCGCGCGGCCTCAACAGTCTCGGCATAGCCTGGAACCCGCGCCTCAACGGCAATGACGCGATGACGCTGGTGATCCTGGCCGCGACCTGGAAGCAGATCAGCTATAATTTCCTGTTCTTCCTCGCCGGCCTGCAATCGATCCCCAAAAGCGTGATCGAGGCGGCGGTGATCGACGGGGCCAAGCCGATGCGCCGCTTCTGGACGATCATCTTCCCGCTGCTCTCGCCGACGACCTTCTTCCTGCTCACGGTCAACATCGTCTATGTCTTCTTCGACACCTTCGGCATCATCGACACGATCTCCGGCGGCGGGCCTTCCGGGGCGACGGAGACGCTGGTCTACAAGGTCTATTCCGACGGCAAGGGTGGCTCGAATCTGGGCGGCTCGGCGGCGCAATCGGTCGTCCTGCTGATCATGGTGATCGGCATGACGGCGATCCAGTTCCGCTTCATCGAGCGCAAGGTCAGCTATTGATGCGCCGGCGCCTCGCATGGCTTGTGTCCGTCGGGCTTATGTCGGCATCGGCAACCCTGATCGCGGCTGCTCATGCGCAGGCTCTTCAAACCGCGCCTGCGGCTCCAGCCCGCATGATCGACGCCTGGCCCGGCATCGTCCTCTTCTGCATGCCCTCGCGCGAGGCATGGGGCGCGACAGCATGCGGCCTCGCCTCCCGCGAAGCCGAACGGCAAGCGACCGCCGCCGCGATCAAGCTCATCGCCGTCAGCGCAGCGGAAGCCGGTCTTTCGCAGGGGCCCAACAGCGCAGCGCCCTCCTTCGTCTGGCCGCAGGCGCTGCGGCTCTTCCTGCAGTTTCACCCCGTCGGAGACGGTTCGAAACGATGGCGGCTGTCGACGAAGGCCTATGAACTCACGCCGCCTGCGCCGGGACAGGCCGGTCAGGCGCCGAAATGGCATTATGTCTACGACCATTTCTCGGTGCTGGATGAGGGCAAGGAGATCGGTGCGACGCAGGAGGCCGCGCCCCCGCTGCTCGAACGGTTCTTTGCCACCATGACGAAACAACGGAGCTGAGCGCGTGATCGGCTT harbors:
- a CDS encoding alpha/beta hydrolase, coding for MFRILAATIGIVLLATPALAQVAPFPAAFRIQEIASNGTTIHVRIGGKGPAVVLLHGYGETGDMWAPLAADLVRDHTVIVPDLRGMGLSSKPKGGFDKKTQGGDVAGVLDALKIEKTDLVTHDIGNMVGYAFAALHRDRVTKFVLIDAPLPGVGPWEEILKNPLLWHFRFGGPDMERLVAGRERIYLDRFWNEFSATPSRFTEASRRHYAALYAKPGAMHAGFAQFAAFDQDAIDNKAFVAAGKLTMPVLALGGEKSFGLTMAEVMKFAASNVQGAIVPDSGHWIMEENPAATTKLVRAFLDAKFLDAKFPDAKFPDAKFPDAKFPDAKP
- a CDS encoding site-2 protease family protein; the encoded protein is MPLLFLFVVALPVSAWISLALHESAHAMIGRLMGMQIAEIRLGTGPEIFRSRLRGAEIRIGLVPLGGYVRIFPPLFYRRSAMASFYAAGPAMDLAWFLALIALYAALRGSPIASAVVLLALIYQAVMLLRNLVPHVVHLYGERIPNDMLSLWRTLWTERDANRLYRETYLGVLRQYQDKTEPTWCPSGRSDRIAYHLHDSILAVAPRPLTDEAVEALDRELPRTGARSERLLILDTIVTNVIAQPGSRHERQLDRWTSDAMALRPDLATLKGSRGAALVRLGRYEEALAMLAQADSSNDVNRCLNATFQAMAYFRSGRHDLAFAAQDVALAALRSLPREGWIGGTIIADIGSEIGHGVSQEGDGEAIGQMGDAGR
- a CDS encoding methylated-DNA--[protein]-cysteine S-methyltransferase → MPAEADFPSTAPGSDYDTVRRILAFITETWREQPTIEAIAEAAGATPTDVHHLFRRWCGLTPKAFLQAITLDHAKGLLGASASILDTAYEVGLSGPGRLHDLFVTHEAMSPGEWKAGGGGLRLSYGFHASPFGEALIVATNRGLAGLGWVSTSVDGGKVVGGRAEALADMMRRWPHADYHYDPMATKPYAGRIFDPAAWSAETPLRVVLIGTDFEVRVWETLLRIPVGCATTYGDVASHIGKPSAARAVGMAVGKNPISFVVPCHRVIGKSGALTGYHWGLTRKRAILGWEAGQTAGVAG
- a CDS encoding proline racemase family protein, yielding MRLSYLDYHTCGEPVRIVIGGYPELTGATILDKRRQAREQHDHLRRAMMLEPRGHAGMYGVIPVKASHSDAAFGVLFTHNEGYSTMCGHATIALGRYAIEHGLVPAVEPVTRFAIEAPCGLVRLACEVRGGKVGTVTFESVPAFVQVRDRVVDVPGLGPITTDIAYGGAFYCILPASRLGLDLLKTPVARIVEAAGALTDAVRAGPAITHPTEPDLGFLYGTIVTDEAGPGETSFNLCVFAERQIDRSPTGSGVTARMALDHAKGLIGPGRTRLFRSITGGTFSGRVLGHADYPAPGAVTVAVGGSGHFAGEGVFTIEADDPLGWGFELPARFGEIAQGD
- a CDS encoding carbohydrate kinase yields the protein MTQGVILVTGEAIGDFIPRDGEGRHYEAVLGGSGFNAALALARFGASVAYAGALSSDALGRRFRTALASEGIGASLVHDSASPSAIAVVAPLGPGGVPEFGLYLDGTAHAEPDGTPRSCPPGVIHLHATSFGATIGPSGAATLALIESAKAQGASISYDVNIRASVLPERAVATALIEQRIALADIVKVSLDDLAWLHPDWPAEKVVAHWHGLGAACVLVTRGGQGASCHSADGLIESPAPSVDVVDTVGAGDTFIGGVLAVLARRGLLGQKLASATRGDLEAALAFACDVAADSCTRPGCDPPRREAT
- a CDS encoding fumarylacetoacetate hydrolase family protein, whose translation is MTLALTPENTLPADAATAALVGRAWLPDVAGPAVVVLREGHLIDVTRAFPTMRDLCEAPDPAAALKAAKGEAIGSLAEILANTPIDGRNPSKPWLLSPLDLQAVKAAGVTFAVSMLERVIEEKARGNPAAAVAIREEIGKLIGDDLSKLKPGSPEAMHLKEVLIKQGAWSQYLEVGIGPDAEIFTKAPPMSSVGTGFDAGLHPASTWNNPEPEIVLIVASTGAIIGATLGNDVNLRDVEGRSALLLGKAKDNNAAAAVGPFIRLFDAGFSLDHVRKTTVSLTVKGEDGFTLEGSSSIAKISRDPADLARQMLGPHHQYPDGAALYLGTMFAPIKDRDTVGGGFTHKYGDIVTIAAPELGALVNRMRRTDECEPWTFGASHLMRSLAKRGLL
- the ugpB gene encoding sn-glycerol-3-phosphate ABC transporter substrate-binding protein UgpB, which translates into the protein MPRARVDKGDDINDSEIDDPDLGRRFRARGRSSALAQTEIQWWHALTGANNDVVVKLAEDFNASQKDYKVVPAYKGSYPDTLNAGIAAFRAGTAPHILQVFEVGTGTMMSAKGAIKPVFELMKEAGETFDPKAYLPAITGYYSTAKGDMLSMPFNSSSMVMWYNKDAFKKAGLNPDAPPKTWPEVFEAGKKLKAAGWDKCGFTNAWATWANIEQFGAWHNIPIATKANGLDGFDSVLTFNSPLFVKHLTNLVELQKDKTYDYSGRTNNGEGRFTSGECPIMLTSSGFFGNVKANAKFDWANAPMPYYPEATGAPQNSIIGGASLWVMGGKKADEYKGVAKFFTFLSDVDRQVKLHTESGYLPITKAAYEKVKASGFYKDKPYLETPILELTNKEPTENSRGLRFGSLVQIRDIWSEEIEAALNGQKTPKAALDAAVERGNQMLRQFERTAAR
- the ugpA gene encoding sn-glycerol-3-phosphate ABC transporter permease UgpA, producing the protein MQKNAYFSGLTIPVLLLTPQLVITVLFFYWPASQAVWQSFLLQDAFGTSTEFVWFENYRDLFADPGYYKALINTAIFSSFVCVLSLSIALLFAVMADRQIRGAEIYKTLLIWPYAVAPAVAGVLWIFMFDPSLGMLARGLNSLGIAWNPRLNGNDAMTLVILAATWKQISYNFLFFLAGLQSIPKSVIEAAVIDGAKPMRRFWTIIFPLLSPTTFFLLTVNIVYVFFDTFGIIDTISGGGPSGATETLVYKVYSDGKGGSNLGGSAAQSVVLLIMVIGMTAIQFRFIERKVSY